The window GTCTAACAAGAATAATAACAGCACAACATCGATCAACACGTAAAAAAAGCATGGAGCTAGCACGCACACAGTATAGAGGATGAGAAGCATGAAGCAGAATGATTTAAATCCTTAAGCCATTGCGGCACCGATAAACAGGGAAACTCCAATTCTGACCAAAAGCCCGATCGTCCCGCCGGTGCACCCACTGTCATACGGCGAGTTGTCCACCAGCGGATGGCCGGTGAAGCCGAACACTGGAGTCGCCCCGTCCGCCGTGTGCTGCTCCGGCAGTCCTGAACCGTATGCTGTATTGACTGCCCCTGCCCCGGCCGGCTGCCCGAAGGGAAGGTTCTTGTCGTTCCCACCGATGGGCTGCGCAAAGGGAGGCAGGACGGGAGAGAGCCCTGGAGATCCCGGGAGGCCGCAATTCTGGTTGGCGCGCACGTCCTGACTCGCCTTCCACGCCAACTCACCATCCTTATCCCGTATGCGCATATCACCCTGGTCGACCAGCTCTAGCGTGGAAAGGTAGTTGTCGCCGGCGGACTGCGCGCCGGTGTCCCACACGGGTTTGCTACCGTCGAACACCTGCAATCCGTACGCGGTGAATACCACCGAGCACGTATTCTCAGAGCTCACCGGACCGCACATCGACTCCCACATGCTGTGCCCCGTGCTGGTTTCCACCACCTGGATGTAGCAGAAATCATTGCCGAAGCCGCCGGCACCAGGGGCGGTCTCACGGCGGAGGAGAGACGCAGTGTACTTGCCGGAAGGGGAGGTGAGAAAGGGAACCGTGTTCTCCGTCGGGTTAGGTGGGATACTAGCaaggatttgctccttggtcgtCCTCTGGATTGTTCCAGGTGCGGCGGCGACGACTGAGACAGCGGCTGTCGCAGAGGCGGCATCGGTGCTTACCTCAGTAGTCGGAACAGGGGACGGCGCGGAGGCTGTGTCGGTGCTTACCTCGGTAGCTGGGACAGGCGCCGGCACAGTGGCATCGGCGGTTACCTCGTCCTCCGTATCGGCGAGTTGCGCTGCGGATTGCAGGAGGAGAGAGGAGACGGCGAGGGAGAGAAACAGGTAACGTAGGAAAGCCATGACTGCAATGGTTGGGTGGAGGGCAGTGAGAAGAGTGTTGTGTGTGGTTTGGTGATCACAGCTGCGATGAGATGCATGACTGATGAGGGGAGGTAGATTTATATACCAAGCTAAGGCATGAACCTGTGTGGATTAGATGTAGATGTAATGGATTTGGAGAAGGTCCTCCCCTCTGTGATCTCACTATTATTGTTCTTAGTGTGTTTGGTGATTCAACTCAACCTGTTTGGCACTGGTGCGCTCGCAAGGGGAGTAGGAGAAGCACGATAAGCATATTAATTCCTACTTTTGTGCGACTTGTGTTTTTAACAATAAAAATTCGTTGTTGTTTGTTGaaaacaaattaaacaaactgtATTATGTTGATCAAGAAAAATTTGAATCTGGatgatattaaatttattgatGATAAACTAGAGTTACTTTAAACTTTGAGATGTAAGAAAGTAATGAAACTTATAAGATTTGTGATACTCCATCTCTAAAATCacctaattttattaaatatttcatCTAGAGAAATATGT is drawn from Zingiber officinale cultivar Zhangliang chromosome 1B, Zo_v1.1, whole genome shotgun sequence and contains these coding sequences:
- the LOC122010278 gene encoding uncharacterized protein LOC122010278, which produces MAFLRYLFLSLAVSSLLLQSAAQLADTEDEVTADATVPAPVPATEVSTDTASAPSPVPTTEVSTDAASATAAVSVVAAAPGTIQRTTKEQILASIPPNPTENTVPFLTSPSGKYTASLLRRETAPGAGGFGNDFCYIQVVETSTGHSMWESMCGPVSSENTCSVVFTAYGLQVFDGSKPVWDTGAQSAGDNYLSTLELVDQGDMRIRDKDGELAWKASQDVRANQNCGLPGSPGLSPVLPPFAQPIGGNDKNLPFGQPAGAGAVNTAYGSGLPEQHTADGATPVFGFTGHPLVDNSPYDSGCTGGTIGLLVRIGVSLFIGAAMA